One genomic window of Biomphalaria glabrata chromosome 9, xgBioGlab47.1, whole genome shotgun sequence includes the following:
- the LOC106068443 gene encoding uncharacterized protein LOC106068443 isoform X1, with translation MGEGGIWRRVRFQGCLQVVRKYNCFSQDSNSISLDSLCRPLLFFTNWRAMEPGSSTSSQNFSTCEMELLLCDSTLKRGNSDLDASKQERKKRRSSLSCHRRSITRPCSPPVFTEGQVTNNETIENQPAEKVLAEGSLLPNPSNLEMDKVITDMKAEIKKLDQEYEDWASLLAEFEQKETQSKELSMNLSLSMEDIPEDIKEYAMANYIQTKPLDLLAIKNQVDQMLLKAQFDRESCVRDVRLIQQVVQTMQAKNKMMASKLTHVFDQDLPQVLSDDVCRDPKELVCRILKD, from the exons atgggggaagggggtatctggaggAGAGTTAGGTTTCAGGGCTGCCTTCAGGTGGTTAGGAAATACAACTGCTTcagccaggattcgaactcaatctcccttgatag tttatgTAGACCTTTACTCTTCTTTACGAATTGGAGAGCCATGGAACCAGGATCTTCAACTTCAAGccaaaacttttcaacatgtgaaATGGAGTTGCTGCTGTGTGACTCAACTCTCAAGAGAGGCAACTCTGATTTAGATGCATCGAAGcaggaaaggaaaaaaagacGTTCGAGTTTGTCTTGCCACAGAAGGTCTATCACAAGACCATGTTCTCCTCCAGTTTTTACAG AGGGTCAAGTTACAAACAATGAGACAATTGAAAATCAACCAGCAGAGAAAGTCTTAGCAGAAGGCAG CTTGCTGCCAAACCCATCCAACTTAGAAATGGATAAAGTTATCACAGACATGAAGGctgaaattaaaaa acTGGACCAAGAGTATGAAGACTGGGCAAGTCTTTTGGCAGAGTTTGAACAGAAAGAAACACAGAGTAAAGA ATTGTCAATGAATCTGTCATTATCCATGGAGGATATCCCTGAGGATATCAAGGAATATGCAATGGCCAATTACATCCAAACCAAGCCACTTGATCTGCTCGCCATCAAGAACCAAGTGGATCAAATGCTTTTAAAAGCTCAGTTTGAT AGGGAGTCTTGCGTCAGGGATGTCAGGCTGATCCAACAAGTAGTGCAAACAATGCAAGCTAAAAACAAGATGATGGCTTCAAAATTAA CTCATGTTTTTGATCAAGATCTACCACAAGTCCTCAGTGATGATGTGTGCCGTGATCCCAAAGAATTAGTGTGCAGAATTCTCAAggattaa
- the LOC106068443 gene encoding uncharacterized protein LOC106068443 isoform X2 — translation MEPGSSTSSQNFSTCEMELLLCDSTLKRGNSDLDASKQERKKRRSSLSCHRRSITRPCSPPVFTEGQVTNNETIENQPAEKVLAEGSLLPNPSNLEMDKVITDMKAEIKKLDQEYEDWASLLAEFEQKETQSKELSMNLSLSMEDIPEDIKEYAMANYIQTKPLDLLAIKNQVDQMLLKAQFDRESCVRDVRLIQQVVQTMQAKNKMMASKLTHVFDQDLPQVLSDDVCRDPKELVCRILKD, via the exons ATGGAACCAGGATCTTCAACTTCAAGccaaaacttttcaacatgtgaaATGGAGTTGCTGCTGTGTGACTCAACTCTCAAGAGAGGCAACTCTGATTTAGATGCATCGAAGcaggaaaggaaaaaaagacGTTCGAGTTTGTCTTGCCACAGAAGGTCTATCACAAGACCATGTTCTCCTCCAGTTTTTACAG AGGGTCAAGTTACAAACAATGAGACAATTGAAAATCAACCAGCAGAGAAAGTCTTAGCAGAAGGCAG CTTGCTGCCAAACCCATCCAACTTAGAAATGGATAAAGTTATCACAGACATGAAGGctgaaattaaaaa acTGGACCAAGAGTATGAAGACTGGGCAAGTCTTTTGGCAGAGTTTGAACAGAAAGAAACACAGAGTAAAGA ATTGTCAATGAATCTGTCATTATCCATGGAGGATATCCCTGAGGATATCAAGGAATATGCAATGGCCAATTACATCCAAACCAAGCCACTTGATCTGCTCGCCATCAAGAACCAAGTGGATCAAATGCTTTTAAAAGCTCAGTTTGAT AGGGAGTCTTGCGTCAGGGATGTCAGGCTGATCCAACAAGTAGTGCAAACAATGCAAGCTAAAAACAAGATGATGGCTTCAAAATTAA CTCATGTTTTTGATCAAGATCTACCACAAGTCCTCAGTGATGATGTGTGCCGTGATCCCAAAGAATTAGTGTGCAGAATTCTCAAggattaa
- the LOC106068444 gene encoding probable palmitoyltransferase ZDHHC24, translated as MLHLPRTRNDKLLFIVFWLGGLFTLYYECCLVLASYHDSWNGYVTFHVTFSAVLALYIYLYMFMLIRSDISTNSIIIKNGDLSEGWKYCQRCQRNAPPRSHHCKCCDLCILKRDHHCWFAGYCVGYSNHRYFICMAFYMSLAGIYANVYNWEFFLKVKGGLAWSTVPGLLAPHVGLIFGVYSWYEFFITLTTTVGALFTFLFVWLLAIQIIQFSTGQVKYERKNNIFDYATGYKNTFKEIFGSAGLWVFLIPFIPTKLPGDGTRFAKVDRKLN; from the coding sequence ATGCTTCACCTGCCAAGAACAAGAAACGACAAACTCCTGTTCATAGTGTTTTGGCTCGGCGGACTGTTTACATTATATTATGAGTGCTGTCTTGTGTTGGCTTCATACCATGACAGCTGGAATGGCTATGTGACATTTCATGTCACCTTTTCTGCTGTTTTAGCATTGTATATTTACCTGTACATGTTCATGTTAATACGCTCCGACATATCTACCAACAGCATTATTATAAAGAATGGTGATTTGTCAGAGGGGTGGAAATATTGTCAAAGGTGCCAAAGGAACGCTCCACCTCGCTCCCACCACTGTAAGTGCTGTGACCTGTGCATTCTCAAACGGGATCACCACTGCTGGTTTGCTGGTTATTGTGTCGGGTACAGCAACCACCGCTACTTTATCTGTATGGCGTTTTACATGAGCCTGGCAGGCATTTACGCCAATGTTTACAACTGGGAGTTTTTCTTGAAGGTCAAAGGGGGTCTGGCCTGGTCCACAGTGCCTGGTTTGTTGGCACCTCACGTCGGGCTCATTTTTGGAGTTTACTCTTGGTACGAGTTTTTTATCACCTTAACCACAACTGTGGGGGCGCTTTTTACATTTCTCTTTGTCTGGCTTCTAGCCATACAGATTATACAGTTCTCTACCGGCCAGGTGAAATATGAGCGCAAGAACAACATTTTTGACTATGCCACTGGgtacaaaaatacttttaaggAAATTTTCGGATCAGCTGGATTGTGGGTATTCTTAATTCCATTCATTCCCACCAAATTACCAGGAGATGGAACAAGATTTGCAAAAGTAGACCGGAAATTGaactag